The proteins below are encoded in one region of Penaeus chinensis breed Huanghai No. 1 chromosome 25, ASM1920278v2, whole genome shotgun sequence:
- the LOC125038784 gene encoding uncharacterized protein LOC125038784, which translates to MGLALFHIGFVTRQAFEDPSTPLAQTIGDDQWEEAETCLRSLVSGAHTVDGTLVPPLLEQLTSIYINGAVTEESYIILTRLLNEYLSNEAIQNISSRVSALTHYSVPRSTSMEDHTAQMEYIYLAQNVSLTHGAPTLIFENQRKEAESIIIALRRMDKAIKSEIATETDYWIKMFTPKPKKESSATLAQTSLQLILRQEFEQYLKTSESVFSKMKQTDDIESVSEILESPDLNLIQNQQDADECDVETLLCRMLWRGHYLRGIVNQPSPIRSIRLGLLQEPAAAWAAFIRNNFGEVRAPGMEVAVVTQALWDSLGFKAEGDSRVIDEEDEITTLVLEKLALGGASWDADAEVIIPEDLAAATPFFTVLNFTIMQFTSNVKKELKKIGEAYCTPVYVGCGMDTPLFWLHLPLSPAISCKDCHLRGVRVIAT; encoded by the exons ATGGGTCTTGCTCTCTTTCACATAGGTTTTGTTACTCGCCAGGCCTTTGAGGACCCCAGTACGCCCCTCGCTCAGACGATTGGAGATGACCAGTGGGAAGAGGCAGAGACTTGCCTAAGGTCTCTGGTGTCTGGAGCCCATACAGTCGACGGCACTCTTGTTCCACCACTGCTAGAACAGCTTACAAGTATCTACATCAATGGGGCAGTGACAGAAGAAAGTTACATCATACTCACTCGCCTGCTGAATGAATATCTGTCTAATGAAGCTATCCAGAATATTTCAAGTCGTGTCTCAGCTCTCACCCATTACTCAGTACCACGATCCACGTCAATGGAGGACCATACAGCACAGATGGAATACATTTATTTAGCTCAAAATGTGTCACTCACCCATGGTGCCCCAACACTTATATTTGAGAATCAGAGGAAAGAGGCTGAGAGCATTATCATAGCTCTGAGACGAATGGACAAAGCCATCAAGTCAGAGATAGCAACAGAGACAGATTACTGGATTAAGATGTTCACTCCAAAGCCCAAAAAGGAAAGCAGTGCCACATTAGCCCAGACTTCTTTACAGCTCATCCTCAGGCAAGAGTTTGAACAATATTTGAAGACATCAGAATCTGTTTTCTCGAAAATGAAGCAGACAGATGACATAGAATCTGTGTCTGAAATTCTTGAATCCCCAGATCTTAATCTTATCCAGAACCAACAAGATGCTGACGAGTGCGACGTCGAGACGTTGCTTTGCAGAATGCTTTGGCGTGGGCACTATCTTAGAGGAATAGTCAACCAGCCTAGTCCCATCAGAAGCATCCGACTGGGCCTCCTACAGGAACCTGCAGCAGCTTGGGCAGCATTTATCCGTAACAACTTCGGAGAAGTGCGCGCCCCAGGAATGGAGGTGGCAGTCGTTACCCAAGCACTTTGGGATAGTCTTGGCTTCAAAGCTGAGGGAGACAGTCGAGTGATCGACGAAGAGGACGAAATCACGACTCTCGTTCTCGAGAAGCTTGCTCTGGGTGGTGCCTCGTGGGATGCGGATGCTGAGGTCATCATCCCAGAGGACCTGGCCGCTGCCACGCCATTCTTCACGGTGCTGAACTTCACCATCATGCAGTTCACAAGCAATGTGAAAAAAGAACTCAAGAAGATTGGAGAAG ccTATTGTACTCCAGTGTACGTTGGCTGCGGGATGGATACGCCCCTGTTCTGGCTGCATCTGCCCCTCAGCCCCGCCATCTCCTGCAAGGACTGCCACCTGAGGGGAGTTCGAGTCATCGCCAcgtaa
- the LOC125038734 gene encoding uncharacterized protein LOC125038734, protein MKKCCWCCISLQKGVVAIGVLSVIASTLLTVGYGAVSATLEEHVAACRSGEPKDLLGLLPTCEALGDAGTLLAARIFVYVQVAVWLLFLVFSVLLIVGAVKERSGLLVPWLVLSVVVMAAVVWAGVRAALHHHTFDLLASVLALAVCAYFCLVVRSYSKLVKKQGLVPVLVPSTFHAHLRRPCECCCEDEVLSTPTVGSRAQSHSQSRLAGSPQGRDQPPAYSPRPPTPTKKGPPPTGLGFKI, encoded by the exons ATCGCCTCCACGCTCCTGACAGTGGGCTACGGCGCCGTCTCGGCCACCCTGGAGGAGCACGTCGCGGCCTGCAGGAGCGGAGAGCCAAAGGACCTGCTGGGACTCCTGCCGACGTGCGAGGCCCTCGGGGACGCCGGCACGCTCTTGGCCG CCCGGATCTTCGTGTACGTGCAGGTGGCCGTGTGGCtgctcttcctcgttttctctgtGCTGCTCATCGTCGGCGCGGTCAAG GAGCGGAGCGGCCTGCTGGTGCCCTGGCTGGTGCTGtccgtggtggtgatggcggccgTGGtgtgggcgggcgtgcgggcggccctGCACCACCACACCTTCGACCTCCTTGCCTCGGTCCTCGCCCTCGCCGTCTGCGCCTACTTCTGCCTCGTCGTCCGCTCGTACTCGAAGCTCGTCAAGAAGCAGGGTCTCGTGCCGGTGCTCGTGCCTTCCACCTTCCACGCCCACCTGCGCCGCCCGTGCGAGTGCTGCTGCGAGGACGAGGTGCTGTCGACGCCCACAGTCGGCTCCCGCGCCCAGTCCCACAGCCAGAGCCGCCTCGCAGGGTCTCCGCAGGGGCGTGACCAACCCCCTGCCTACTCCCCGCGCCCGCCAACGCCCACGAAGAAGGGTCCGCCGCCCACGGGGCTCGGATTCAAAATCTGA